ATTCGCCAGATCTTGCAGGATTTAGGGGTTCCCCGACAATCGGAAATGGACGAACTGCGGGGAAGGATTGATAGATTAGAACGGCAGGTGAGAGACTTAGAGAATAAACTCTGGCGTTAGGGAACTATGAAATCAATGCGCGAAATCTTGCTCAGTTTTGCTATTATTGCGGTTTGTGGCTTATTTTTAATCGTTGCTTCCCTCTTTGGTGGAGGGGAAAAAACCAATGCGATCGCCGCAGAAATCGATCCACCCCCTATCACTCAAACTATTAATAAGGAAATCATCTCCATGGATTTAGATCAAGCAGTTACCACCGATTCGGGACTAAAATACATCGATATCGTGGAAGGAACCGGAGAAAGTCCCGAAAAAGGTCAAAAAGTGACTGTTCACTACACGGGAACCCTGACAGACGGCAAAAAATTCGATAGTTCCAAGGATCGCAATCAACCTTTTACCTTTACCATTGGAGTGGGTCAAGTGATCAAAGGATGGGATGAAGGAGTCGCATCGATGAAAGTCGGTGGGCAGCGTACCTTAATTATCCCCCCAGAATTGGGTTATG
This Microcystis wesenbergii NRERC-220 DNA region includes the following protein-coding sequences:
- a CDS encoding FKBP-type peptidyl-prolyl cis-trans isomerase, whose product is MKSMREILLSFAIIAVCGLFLIVASLFGGGEKTNAIAAEIDPPPITQTINKEIISMDLDQAVTTDSGLKYIDIVEGTGESPEKGQKVTVHYTGTLTDGKKFDSSKDRNQPFTFTIGVGQVIKGWDEGVASMKVGGQRTLIIPPELGYGARGAGGVIPPNATLLFDVELLGVK